A window of Castor canadensis chromosome 10, mCasCan1.hap1v2, whole genome shotgun sequence contains these coding sequences:
- the Fam216b gene encoding LOW QUALITY PROTEIN: protein FAM216B (The sequence of the model RefSeq protein was modified relative to this genomic sequence to represent the inferred CDS: inserted 1 base in 1 codon), protein MGRNWKRQQNLQNVLQIPRISVPPSASDTSLLKNLTRGQQCYLYSIMRIYDSRPLWEALQTCYIHSLVHQQRLGCITQQEASCCATVLRDSTKIASAKVAPQRTIXPEVFNHDKEMSVSSPQAWGWTKDPQQGVQSTRSRGFGQSLKQAVCPYVLMSGGCFVYFG, encoded by the exons ATGGGAAGAAACTGGAAACGACAACAAAATCTCCAGAATGTTCTGCAAATTCCTCGTATCTCAGTCCCTCCCTCAGCTTCTGACACCTCCCTGCTGAAG AACCTAACCCGAGGGCAGCAGTGCTACCTTTACAGCATCATGAGGATTTATGACTCCAGGCCCCTGTGGGAGGCCCTGCAGACCTGCTATATTCACAGCCTTGTGCACCAACAGCGGCTGG GTTGTATCACTCAGCAGGAAGCCTCATGTTGTGCTACTGTCCTTAGAGATTCAACCAAGATCGCCTCAGCCAAGGTGGCTCCTCAGAGGACCA TCCCAGAAGTCTTCAACCATGACAAGGAAATGTCTGTCAGCAGTCCCCAAGCCTGGGGTTGGACCAAAGACCCACAGCAAGGGGTGCAGAGCACGAGAAGCAGAGGCTTTGGACAGTCTCTAAAACAGGCAGTTTGTCCATATGTCCTCATGTCTGGTGGGTGCTTTGTGTACTTTGGTTGA